In the genome of Thunnus thynnus chromosome 6, fThuThy2.1, whole genome shotgun sequence, the window gttacttttcagatgaagatttgacacaatggataatataacaagcttttaaaatacaaaacattgttaaagataacaccagtggtttccaacctttttgtcttttgacgtcttacaaaaagcagtgtgtagtcggggtcacatttcacatgtctatgagttgttaacagctccaccaaatagtgatttttccctctaaacttctcacatgctttcatttcaataaatgttcaaatgatccaatatttcagcaaaaatcaaagattagagaaaaagtccaaaaactgaaaacacatttgtgtatcagaactttgttttttcttctttcctctcccattaatcatctcacgacccctcagatttatctgctgaccctttggaggggcccgacccctaggttgggaaccactggactaaactagctaactgtatataaagtagtgtaaactagctccacctccagcagctacaacagtaacatgctgctctaacactgatgcttcactattaataatctaatgatgtcatatataataatatttcagtcagagggaccaaaccactacttttactgcaatactttaactacatcaagctcataatacttatgtacttttactgcaatactttaactacatcaagctcataatacttatgtacttttactgcaatactttaactacatcaagctcataatacttatgtacttttactgcaatactttaactacatcaagctcataatactgatgtacttttactgcaatactttaactacatcaagctcatagtACtcttactgtagtaggatttttttatgcaggacttttacttttaatggagtatttttacattgctgtattggtacttttacttaagtaaaggatctgaatacttcttccattaCAGATCTATAGTAAATCTGTATTAATATCTTGAATCTGCTCGGTACATGTACTGATTACCTGATTATATAAAtctcacacacagaaatgttaaaCGTGGctggttttgttgtgttggtCTGAGTCAAACATTTAGAACTGTTTTTTAATTCTGattctgtgtctctcttctctTGTCTTTAAAATATAAGTCATTTATCTTTAACTATTTAAGAAATACTTCAAATGTGAACAAAGCCAAGAAATCAAGACCAGACAAAAATATGCTTTCAATGAAGAACATGGTTTATGTGtatctgattggttggttgattacataatttcaaaagttaaaattggtaaaaacaaaaaagaaaatacagctTTGGGACAAAAAAATCCCATTAAACCATCTTAGTGAAGCAGCTTTTCCTCTAAATCCATTAACTCAATGTTATCAAACAATCAAAAATCAGAATTAATAATCACACAATTTCTATTGTTTACTGATCTGGAAGTATTTGATTTTACTTGGACTGTCAGTAGAGCCTGACATTAAAGAGGAAGTGAATTCCTCATCAAGGCAGGCATGGTGGCACATGGTAGGATGTATCACAGATCCTTGGCACAAACAAAAGGTCTTGTCCAGGAACACCTGCCATCGTTCCAAAAGCTTCCTGTAGGGAGAGATTGACAAACAAAGCAAAGCCACTATAAATGTTTTACagagtttagtttttttcaAACTAAATCAATGGATAAGATTACATCTAAATGTCCATATGTGTACATTTTCTAAAGCTTATCAGACAAATCTTAAGAATGCTTTGAGTATACCTACTAATATACCAACAGAGGCAACACATGACCATACAGCACACTGTATtgttcaaaaaatattttcaggcATCATTATTTCTCCACATAAAAATCAACATCAGGAAGTGAAGAAAAGATATTTGTACCTCTAAAGTTCATCTCTATACAGTTTTCTACTCCAACATTGTTAGGCTCTCCGGTACCCCAGCGCCTGTAGTCAAACCTTGAGCCATCAGTCCACATCCACGTTCCCTCCTGAAAGaggaaatataatataacacataacacaaaaataatgaGAACACATGACAATATCATACAACCAAATACAACAAAGCAGCAACCTGCTGTCTCAATAATTATCAAAGCCTCACAAAATATCCTGGAGAGTCTTGTGTTGGTGaatttttgtttggttgtttttttgtgttgttgtgtaattaatctgttgttgtttttttgattcatcaattagtcatttggtctttgaaatgtcaaagcccaagatgcaacttaaaatgtcttgtagggctgcaactaactaactatcagttaatctgtctattattttctcgattaattgtttagttttttgatccataaaatgtcagaaaattgtgaaaaatattgatcactgtCTCTAATTGCAGAAAGAGCTGCATCagattctgtgtgtttgtatgtctcACTTTCACTGCATCGAAGCCCCCAATCCAGGTATGCAAACAATGGCCAGTCACTCTTATAACCAGGTTTCTGAGGAAGCTGTTTTCATCAGCACTGTGGATCGAGGCCAGATTCCCACCAGCCGAAATGCAGGTACGCTAGAGAGTGAGAAgcagtacatatatatatatgtacatacacataaTA includes:
- the LOC137185407 gene encoding galactose-specific lectin nattectin-like; its protein translation is MVKNVDDCFPKPISSNVLFCGDQQSTNSLLDLMFNLLCLTQMASGCHLVFFLCLISTLFTAGTAIDNPDQQVSGCPPGWTQFGSRCFIFFHIARAWTDAERTCISAGGNLASIHSADENSFLRNLVIRVTGHCLHTWIGGFDAVKEGTWMWTDGSRFDYRRWGTGEPNNVGVENCIEMNFRGTNIFSSLPDVDFYVEK